One window from the genome of Kaistella carnis encodes:
- a CDS encoding cupin domain-containing protein, translated as MKEKLNDIPAIRLLKNKNGESFFERGKIRTDFKIKTKELWFANEIDAWQIRAHKAPRKQFVITLSGNLKFTTSDDKTFIIEPGIVLLAEDIEGEGHEWEMIEGYETWHRIYIPLVDDSDIYFEKE; from the coding sequence ATGAAGGAAAAATTAAATGATATTCCCGCAATTCGCCTCCTGAAAAACAAAAATGGAGAAAGCTTTTTTGAAAGAGGGAAAATACGCACAGACTTTAAAATAAAGACGAAGGAATTATGGTTCGCAAATGAAATTGATGCCTGGCAAATTCGAGCACACAAGGCGCCAAGAAAACAGTTTGTTATCACACTGAGCGGAAATTTGAAATTCACTACTAGCGATGATAAAACATTCATTATAGAACCCGGAATTGTCTTATTGGCAGAAGATATTGAGGGTGAAGGTCATGAATGGGAAATGATTGAAGGTTATGAAACCTGGCATCGCATTTATATTCCACTGGTCGACGACTCCGATATTTATTTTGAAAAAGAGTAA